The following are encoded in a window of Nibricoccus aquaticus genomic DNA:
- the fliD gene encoding flagellar filament capping protein FliD yields the protein MASIQLSGLISGFDWKSFMDEVMELNRAPITRLQAEKTTNNNKVSALDNLGTRLNELQTASRALKSEGLFTGRSATSTTTGSSWSTSATSGTATGAYNFNVTQLATTTKRSGAGDIGLGLSATNNVTGVTIASMPTATAVTAGDFTVNGAKITVALTDSLQDVFDKISTATSGAVVGSYDSTTDKISLTSVPASNPITLGASNDTSNFLAVARLANGNNTGVIESGTALGATSQSAPLASSRLRNSITAVDGSGNGTFTVNGVSIAYNVNTDSLSAVLGRISSSSAGVNATYDAAADRVVLTNKSTGDLGLSVSEAAGGFLDAVGLSGSSTLARGDDAQFTVNGGPTLTSTSNTFTAASHGITGLSLTANTEASQTITVDANTTGMKGAIDEFIKKFNAVQSYIDTATKITSANGKVTSAVLANNREIQSWQSTLRSTAFSAVSGLSGTISRLENLGIDFTAGTSELAIKDPSKLEAALRDKPSEVEAFFKTASTGFAAKFETFNTSLIGTSGTGSGGMLGSQKETLTKGNTSIDQQIANIERQLASEKARMEAGFLAMENAQATIKNMSAQLTSAFSSTSNS from the coding sequence ATGGCCTCCATACAACTCTCCGGACTCATCTCAGGCTTCGACTGGAAATCCTTCATGGATGAAGTCATGGAGCTCAACCGCGCGCCCATCACCCGTCTCCAGGCCGAGAAGACCACTAATAACAACAAGGTCTCCGCCCTCGATAACCTCGGTACCCGCCTCAACGAGCTCCAGACCGCCTCCCGCGCGCTCAAGTCCGAAGGCCTCTTCACCGGTCGTAGCGCCACCTCCACTACGACTGGCTCCTCCTGGTCCACCAGCGCCACCAGCGGCACCGCCACCGGCGCCTACAATTTTAACGTCACCCAGCTCGCCACGACCACCAAGCGCTCCGGCGCGGGCGACATCGGCCTCGGCCTCAGCGCGACCAACAACGTCACCGGCGTCACCATCGCCTCGATGCCCACCGCCACGGCTGTCACGGCCGGCGATTTCACCGTCAACGGCGCCAAGATCACCGTCGCCCTCACCGACTCCCTTCAAGACGTCTTCGATAAAATCTCCACCGCCACCAGCGGTGCAGTCGTCGGCAGCTACGACTCCACCACTGATAAAATTTCGCTCACCTCCGTCCCGGCCAGCAACCCGATCACCCTCGGCGCGTCCAACGACACCTCCAACTTCCTCGCCGTCGCCCGCCTCGCCAATGGCAACAACACCGGCGTCATCGAAAGCGGCACCGCCCTCGGCGCCACCAGCCAGAGCGCCCCGCTCGCCAGCTCCCGTCTCCGCAATTCCATTACCGCGGTTGACGGCTCCGGCAACGGCACCTTCACGGTCAACGGCGTCAGCATCGCCTATAACGTCAACACCGACTCCCTCTCCGCCGTACTCGGCCGCATCAGCAGCTCCTCGGCCGGTGTCAACGCCACGTACGACGCCGCCGCCGACCGCGTCGTTCTCACCAACAAGAGCACGGGCGACCTAGGCCTCAGCGTCAGCGAAGCTGCCGGCGGCTTCCTCGACGCCGTCGGCCTCTCCGGCTCCTCCACGCTCGCGCGCGGCGACGACGCCCAGTTCACCGTCAACGGCGGCCCCACGCTCACCAGCACGAGCAACACATTTACCGCCGCCTCCCACGGCATCACCGGCCTCAGCCTCACCGCCAACACCGAGGCCAGCCAGACCATCACCGTCGATGCCAACACCACCGGCATGAAGGGCGCGATCGACGAATTCATTAAGAAGTTCAACGCGGTCCAGTCCTACATCGACACCGCCACCAAGATCACCTCCGCCAACGGCAAGGTCACCTCCGCCGTCCTCGCCAACAACCGCGAGATCCAGTCCTGGCAATCCACCCTTCGCTCCACCGCCTTCTCCGCCGTCAGCGGCCTTTCCGGAACCATCTCCCGCCTCGAAAATCTCGGCATCGATTTCACCGCCGGCACCTCCGAACTCGCCATCAAGGATCCCTCCAAATTAGAGGCCGCCCTCCGTGATAAACCCTCCGAGGTCGAAGCCTTCTTCAAGACCGCCAGCACCGGCTTCGCCGCCAAATTCGAAACCTTTAACACCAGCCTCATCGGCACCTCCGGCACCGGCTCGGGCGGCATGTTGGGCTCGCAAAAAGAAACCCTCACCAAGGGCAACACCAGCATCGACCAGCAGATCGCCAACATCGAACGCCAGCTCGCCTCCGAAAAAGCCCGCATGGAAGCCGGCTTCCTCGCCATGGAAAACGCCCAGGCCACCATCAAGAACATGTCGGCCCAGCTCACCAGCGCCTTCAGCAGCACCAGCAACTCTTAA